In the Gossypium arboreum isolate Shixiya-1 chromosome 10, ASM2569848v2, whole genome shotgun sequence genome, one interval contains:
- the LOC108466724 gene encoding putative calcium-transporting ATPase 11, plasma membrane-type: MHCNLQLFAIFQIFIIHIYNPNTIHRCSFPLHTYMEDYLRKNFAVEPKRPSEEALRRWRSAVALVKNRSRRFRMVADLAKRAEADRRRKIIQEKIRVALYVQKAALNFIDAGKQAERKLPEDVREAGFHIGADELASIVRSHDMSSFEEHGGVEGLAKKVSVSLTNGVVPTDISFRKNIYGNNKFDEKPARSFWMFVWEALHDLTLIILIVCAVVSIGVGVATEGWPGGLYDGLGIVLCIFLVVFVTAISDYKQSLQFKDLDKEKKNILVQVTREGCRQKISIYDLVVGDIVHLSIGDQVPADGVLISGYSLSIDESSLSGESEPVKVTQERPFLLSGTKVQDGSGKMLVTTVGMRTEWGRLMVTLSEGGVDETPLQVKLNGVATVIGKIGLVFAVLTFLVLAIRFMVTKAQLGEIEKWGMSDVLSLLNFFAVAVTIIVVAVPEGLPLAVTLSLAFAMKKLMSDKALVRHLSACETMGSATCICTDKTGTLTTNHMVVDKIWTCGRTISIAGDNKRKDVLRSSIAGEVLDLLLQSIFQNTGAEVVKGKDGKNNILGSPTETAILEFGLLLGGEFKKQRKESTILKVEPFNSEKKRMSVLVSLSNGGENRAFCKGASEIILESCNKVINVDGKAEHLSKEQKKFITDVINGFACEALRTLCLAFKDVKDTSDVDSDSIPQENYTLIAVIGIKDPVRPGVRQAVETCLSAGIKVRIVTGDNINTAKAIARECGILTENGLAIEGPEFRDMSPRQMEETIPKLQVLARSLPLDKHKLVTYLRMEFKEVVAVTGDGTNDAPALHEADIGLAMGIAGTEVAKENADVIIMDDNFATIQNVARWGRAVYINIQKFVQFQLTVNIVALMLNFVSACISGSAPLTAVQLLWVNMIMDTLGALALATEPPHEGLMKRPPIGRDVAFISRVMWRNIIGQTIYQLIVLAILKFDGKRLLKISGSNATAILNTLIFNSFVFCQVFNEINSRDMEKINVFRGFFDSWLFIMVMVCTVGFQSIIVELLGTVADTVPLSWELWLTSILLGAGSLIVAVILKCIPVENWREASTTKHHDGYEPLPTGPDMA, from the exons GAAAAAATTAGGGTAGCTCTTTATGTGCAAAAAGCGGCATTGAATTTCATTGATG CTGGCAAGCAAGCTGAGCGCAAGCTTCCAGAAGATGTTAGGGAAGCTGGTTTTCACATTGGAGCTGATGAGCTAGCATCCATTGTTCGGTCCCATGACATGAGTAGCTTTGAAGAACATGGAGGAGTAGAAGGCTTAGCCAAAAAAGTCTCTGTTTCTCTGACCAATGGCGTTGTTCCAACTGATATCTCATTCAGGAAAAATATATATGGCAACAACAAATTTGATGAAAAACCTGCTAGATCCTTTTGGATGTTTGTGTGGGAAGCGCTTCATGACTTGACTTTGATTATTCTCATAGTATGTGCTGTTGTTTCTATAGGTGTTGGAGTTGCTACTGAAGGGTGGCCTGGTGGCCTGTATGATGGGCTAGGAATAGTACTTTGCATTTTCCTGGTTGTATTTGTTACTGCCATTAGTGATTACAAGCAGTCCTTGCAATTCAAAGACTtggataaagaaaagaaaaatatactTGTTCAGGTCACCAGAGAAGGGTGCAGGCAGAAGATTTCTATCTATGATCTGGTGGTTGGGGATATAGTTCATCTATCAATTGGAGATCAAGTTCCAGCAGACGGTGTTCTTATATCTGGTTACAGCTTATCGATCGATGAATCAAGCTTGTCTGGGGAGAGTGAGCCTGTAAAAGTAACTCAGGAGAGACCTTTTCTTCTCTCAGGGACAAAAGTTCAGGATGGCTCTGGGAAAATGTTAGTGACAACAGTTGGTATGAGGACTGAATGGGGAAGACTGATGGTTACTTTAAGCGAAGGTGGAGTAGATGAAACACCTCTACAGGTGAAGCTAAACGGAGTTGCTACAGTTATTGGAAAGATTGGTTTGGTATTTGCTGTTTTGACATTTTTGGTTCTCGCCATAAGGTTTATGGTGACAAAGGCGCAGCTCGGGGAGATTGAAAAGTGGGGTATGAGCGACGTTCTGTCTCTCTTGAATTTCTTTGCCGTTGCAGTGACCATAATTGTAGTTGCAGTTCCGGAAGGATTACCACTGGCAGTAACATTAAGTCTTGCATTTGCAATGAAAAAGTTAATGAGTGATAAAGCTCTTGTGAGACATCTCTCAGCATGTGAGACAATGGGATCAGCCACTTGTATTTGTACTGATAAGACAGGGACACTCACTACTAATCATATGGTTGTTGACAAAATTTGGACTTGTGGGCGAACCATAAGTATTGCGGGAGATAACAAGAGGAAGGATGTTTTGCGGTCCTCAATTGCTGGAGAAGTATTGGACCTACTTTTGCAGTCCATATTTCAAAATACAGGAGCTGAAGTAGTCAAGGGAAAAGATGGCAAGAACAACATTTTGGGTTCTCCAACAGAGACAGCAATATTAGAGTTTGGTTTGCTGTTGGGAGGTGAATTCAAAAAGCAGAGGAAGGAATCTACAATTCTGAAAGTTGAGCCTTTCAATTCAGAGAAGAAAAGGATGTCCGTCCTTGTCTCCCTTTCTAATGGTGGTGAGAATAGAGCATTTTGCAAAGGTGCATCAGAAATCATTTTAGAATCTTGCAACAAGGTAATCAATGTTGATGGGAAGGCTGAACATCTATCCAAAGAGCAGAAGAAGTTCATCACTGATGTAATTAATGGCTTTGCATGTGAGGCTCTAAGAACTCTATGCTTGGCTTTCAAGGATGTAAAAGACACTTCAGATGTAGATAGCGATAGCATCCCTCAAGAAAACTATACGTTGATAGCTGTGATTGGAATTAAGGATCCTGTGCGTCCTGGGGTAAGGCAAGCAGTGGAAACTTGTTTATCTGCTGGAATTAAAGTGCGGATAGTTACTGGAGACAACATTAATACTGCTAAAGCTATAGCAAGAGAGTGTGGAATTTTGACAGAAAACGGTTTGGCAATTGAAGGGCCAGAATTTCGTGACATGAGCCCACGGCAGATGGAGGAGACCATACCTAAACTGCAG GTTCTGGCCCGATCATTGCCCTTGGACAAGCACAAACTTGTAACCTACTTGAGGATGGAGTTTAAAGAAGTGGTGGCTGTGACTGGTGATGGGACAAACGATGCACCAGCTTTGCATGAGGCTGACATTGGACTTGCTATGGGAATAGCTGGTACAGAG GTTGCAAAAGAAAATGCCGATGTTATCATAATGGATGACAACTTCGCGACTATACAGAATGTAGCCAGATGGGGCCGTGCAGTTTATATCAATATCCAAAAGTTTGTACAGTTCCAGCTAACAGTTAACATTGTGGCTCTCATGCTCAATTTTGTTTCTGCTTGCATCTCAG GTTCTGCTCCTCTGACGGCTGTTCAGCTACTTTGGGTAAACATGATCATGGACACTCTCGGTGCATTGGCATTGGCCACAGAACCTCCTCATGAAGGCCTAATGAAAAGACCTCCTATTGGAAGGGATGTAGCCTTCATCTCCAGGGTCATGTGGAGGAATATAATTGGTCAGACCATTTATCAATTGATTGTACTTGCAATTCTCAAATTTGATGGGAAACGGCTTTTGAAGATTTCTGGTTCAAATGCTACTGCTATTCTAAATACACTCATCTTCAATTCATTTGTGTTTTGCCAG GTGTTCAATGAAATCAATAGCAGGGATATGGAGAAGATAAATGTTTTCCGAGGCTTCTTTGATAGCTGGCTATTCATTATGGTGATGGTCTGTACAGTGGGTTTCCAAAGCATAATAGTGGAACTTTTGGGTACAGTTGCAGATACCGTGCCACTGAGCTGGGAGTTATGGCTGACCAGCATTTTACTTGGAGCAGGAAGCCTCATTGTTGCTGTTATCCTCAAATGCATACCCGTTGAGAACTGGAGAGAAGCTTCCACGACCAAGCACCATGATGGCTACGAACCGCTCCCGACTGGCCCAGATATGGCTTGA